gaaataagttcTTTTTAAGTGTTTAACATTCCGAAAAGAAGAGTAATGATCAGACCATCtccataaaaataatattttaatattcacACGTTATGATAATGTCTAGATTCACAGCATAGAATCACGATATCTTCCAATTTATGAAAACATACAAGTATAGTCTAGAATTTCCCCACACAgaggataaacatgataaatatgatggttgGTACAtgcaaagttgaaaacaaaaagttgtAAGCAGCGAAATGCTTTTTATGGGTAAGAAGCGAGAAAGAAATGATCCAACaattgttttatgtatttttacattatagCAGCTTACTTTAGCAGAAAATGGCAACTCATTGGGTATCACCCCCCCCCATCTTCTgcgataataattatgatatcatgtCATCTACTATTTTAAGCGGAATATATAGAGTCTATCCGAAGTGCAGAAGGCGATCTCTCCTGATCTGTACTGCTGGAGGTAACACCAATGTATCCCCGACTTCTCAATCTTGTAATCATTAACAAGGTTTCGGATGTGCCTTAGTTCATTTGTATACTCGTCAATGTTCACCAAACCTTCATCCTCCTCCACCTTGGCTATCAGGATTGTATTCCCTTGAGATACAGCAGCGTAAAGGTCCCTACTAGGTTTCTTTAATTCATGTTGTTCAGCACCCTGTTTGTCTATCAATCTGATAGCATCCAATGATTTAGTGATCATAGAACCATGGTAACTAGTGATTTGCCAAGGTTCATACCCGTTGCATGGTATCTCCCTGACTGCTCGCCCACCTGCTGTTGGAAATACCTGGATCTTATTGGCATCCCAGTAGCTCACATAGAtctgatcatcaccatcaacagtGAGATCAGTATCCCCACTTTCATCTCGACTCAGAGTCTTAAACATTACATTCAATTGTGTGTACTCAGGTGTGTACAgtttgatgttgtttgaagtATCAGTCACAACACATCGACCATCAGAGAGGAACCCTACCCCATCAATCTTAACATCCTTCAAAACTGTCTGCTGAAGCTGACCATCAGGAGAGAAGATGGAGATGCCACCTTTACAACATCCTACTGCCATCCTACCGTCTGGTGTACTAACCATGGCCTCCATGCTACTCTTAGCAGGTAAAGCAACGTTCTTtacattatcaatattataagTAGGCAAAGAAACGTCCTTTTCATTAAAGGTTTTATTAGTGGGTAAGGCGACGTTTCTTTCAACTACATGCACAACCTTTCCAAGACCTAGCTCATCCACTCCAACATTTCTCTTGAACTTGACACTTTTCCCCTTTATGCCCGATTTCTTCGGCTGCTCGTAGTCAGGATCCCTTTGATCAAAGACCTCTCGTAACGCTTCACAAAGAGTGTCGTGTGCAGCCAAAGTATCCATATCTAATGGAATCTTTGTTTTGTTAGTTACCATTTCAGCCATGGTTGTCAACTGATTGATGTGCTTCTTAGCCGTGGTCTTCATGCTTTCCAGTTCTTTCTCTGCTCCGTCAGTCGTTTCATTGACTTCTCTTAGCAGGCTTTCTCTCTTCTCTGTCAAGTGCCGGACTGCATCATCATATGCTTTGTTGATGTCACTTGTACACTGTTTCTTGGCATTGTCAACACTCTTCCTCTGCTCATTAATGAAATCAATGTACTTCTGAAAGCATGACTGTTGCTTGTCAACCTTTGATTTCAGGTCTTCGATGTTCTTCACGTGTTTGTCCTCATAAGCAGCTCCCTCAACGACCTGGTGTCCCTCGTCTTTATGTTCCATCATTCCGCATCTGAAGCATGTGAATCTCCTGCAGGTGGAACAGAAGTAATCCTCGTCTTCTTTCGCGTGTTTCCTGCATTTCCGGTATCTACGTACAGACACCTTTCCTGATGAGATCTCACTCATGGCAATGACTTCATGATCGATAAAGTCTTCCCACTGAGAGTGCTTATTAAGACAAGAGGTGCAAAGATACTTGCCACAGTCATGACAGTAGACAGCAGCACGGGGCTTGTCATTTGATTTACAATTTGTGCAAATCTGAGGATTGCCCTCCATATCCTCTATCAGACTCTTCAAAGCAAGATTTACCTGTAGTTTGCCGACATCTTCGTTTGGGACCTGGGTCACAGCTCTGCAGACAGGGCATCGGATCTGACAGTTATCTTGGCACTCTAAGAGGTTGTCTAGGCAAGTCTTGCAGAAAGTGTGAGAACAAGACAGGATCTTGGGATCGGTGAATGTAGAAAGGCAGACTGGACACTCTGTACTCTGGGAGATGACAGTCTTTAATGCTTCAGCCATGGTTGGGTTTATAGAAgactgaaaaataattattacaaaacaagataaagaataataaacaCGTAAGAACCATAGAATATGTCATTTGACTTACATCACTGAGTAATAAAATGATCACGTTGGGTTTTAGAATAGGGAAAGAAAGGGGAGGAGGAAGGGGAAATTGGGAATGATAAAATGAGGGGGAGAGGAGAAAGGGGAATGGGAAGAGGAGCTTGGTACGATGAGAATAAATTGGGAAGGTGA
This Lytechinus pictus isolate F3 Inbred chromosome 9, Lp3.0, whole genome shotgun sequence DNA region includes the following protein-coding sequences:
- the LOC129268611 gene encoding tripartite motif-containing protein 2-like, which produces MAEALKTVISQSTECPVCLSTFTDPKILSCSHTFCKTCLDNLLECQDNCQIRCPVCRAVTQVPNEDVGKLQVNLALKSLIEDMEGNPQICTNCKSNDKPRAAVYCHDCGKYLCTSCLNKHSQWEDFIDHEVIAMSEISSGKVSVRRYRKCRKHAKEDEDYFCSTCRRFTCFRCGMMEHKDEGHQVVEGAAYEDKHVKNIEDLKSKVDKQQSCFQKYIDFINEQRKSVDNAKKQCTSDINKAYDDAVRHLTEKRESLLREVNETTDGAEKELESMKTTAKKHINQLTTMAEMVTNKTKIPLDMDTLAAHDTLCEALREVFDQRDPDYEQPKKSGIKGKSVKFKRNVGVDELGLGKVVHVVERNVALPTNKTFNEKDVSLPTYNIDNVKNVALPAKSSMEAMVSTPDGRMAVGCCKGGISIFSPDGQLQQTVLKDVKIDGVGFLSDGRCVVTDTSNNIKLYTPEYTQLNVMFKTLSRDESGDTDLTVDGDDQIYVSYWDANKIQVFPTAGGRAVREIPCNGYEPWQITSYHGSMITKSLDAIRLIDKQGAEQHELKKPSRDLYAAVSQGNTILIAKVEEDEGLVNIDEYTNELRHIRNLVNDYKIEKSGIHWCYLQQYRSGEIAFCTSDRLYIFRLK